Proteins from one Candidatus Nitrospira nitrosa genomic window:
- a CDS encoding DsrE/DsrF/DrsH-like family protein — MIATQIEPAATLAQLQESKPESVTIVLLSGDLDRAMAAFIIATGAAAMGMKVTMFFTFWGLNTIRRKGATSSAKDWLRRMFGLLNKGGADSLPLSRFHMGGLGTKMMQKVMKQNRMPDVPELMQTALDLGVHFIACTTTMGLMGITKDTLIDGIDQFAGVTTYLAEAKRGSVNLFI; from the coding sequence ATGATTGCCACACAGATCGAGCCAGCGGCGACGTTGGCACAGCTACAAGAATCCAAGCCAGAAAGTGTCACCATCGTCTTGTTGAGCGGTGATCTCGATCGGGCGATGGCCGCTTTCATCATTGCGACAGGCGCAGCCGCGATGGGGATGAAGGTCACGATGTTCTTTACCTTTTGGGGGCTGAATACCATCCGAAGAAAAGGCGCGACCAGTTCGGCGAAAGACTGGCTTCGCCGAATGTTTGGGCTGCTCAACAAAGGCGGCGCCGACAGCCTTCCGCTATCCCGTTTTCACATGGGCGGGTTGGGCACGAAGATGATGCAGAAAGTCATGAAGCAAAATCGCATGCCCGATGTACCTGAATTGATGCAGACCGCCCTGGATCTGGGCGTCCATTTTATCGCGTGCACGACGACCATGGGGCTCATGGGTATTACCAAAGACACCCTCATCGATGGCATCGATCAGTTCGCAGGGGTCACGACGTATCTGGCGGAAGCGAAACGGGGCAGCGTAAATTTGTTCATTTAA
- the ftcD gene encoding glutamate formimidoyltransferase, translating to MDQIIECVPNFSEGRNRATVQALLNAVTSTPDVVHLDHSMDSDHHRAVLTFCGTPEAVVDAAFRAICTATNLIDLRNHAGVHPRVGATDVVPFIPIRGTTMEDCVRLAARLGERIGRELEIPVFLYERAATRADHAPLEAVRRGGLKGLAFRMASDPNWAPDFGPPRLHRSAGAIAIGARLPLIAFNVNLRSQNIEIARSIAKTVRQSNGGLPHVKAIGVELASRGMVQVSMNLTDYQVTPVQSAFQAVKTEAEKQGISVAGSELIGLLPQAALEHAAVTSLQLERFDPSHILEKRIAEAMEIKDTSDQTLSDFLSAVSDTKPIPAGGSVAALVGALAAALGVMGARLAKQSDGERTLLRLSRRLYDLVQEDAFAYGVLMEAYKIPKEHSDRPGTVSNALLKATEVPLEIAERACDVARVLHGLRQVVKPTVYSDLTVGMILAIATADAGLFTARTNVKCSTNHSVMELVQAKIIKTRESLEELKRLC from the coding sequence ATGGACCAAATCATTGAATGTGTGCCCAACTTCAGTGAAGGCCGAAATCGAGCCACCGTTCAAGCCCTACTCAACGCGGTAACCTCGACACCCGACGTCGTACATTTGGACCACTCGATGGATTCAGATCACCATCGAGCCGTCCTGACCTTCTGCGGAACCCCAGAAGCAGTCGTCGATGCGGCTTTCCGTGCCATCTGTACCGCAACCAACCTCATTGATCTGCGAAACCATGCCGGTGTGCATCCTCGGGTGGGGGCCACAGACGTCGTCCCATTCATTCCAATCAGGGGTACGACGATGGAGGATTGTGTCCGGCTTGCCGCACGACTCGGAGAACGAATTGGACGTGAACTAGAAATTCCCGTCTTCTTGTACGAACGCGCCGCAACGCGAGCTGATCATGCCCCCTTGGAAGCGGTCAGACGCGGGGGCCTCAAAGGATTGGCGTTCCGAATGGCATCTGATCCGAATTGGGCACCTGATTTCGGCCCGCCTCGGCTCCATCGGAGTGCCGGAGCCATCGCCATCGGGGCTCGACTTCCGCTGATCGCCTTCAACGTGAACCTCCGCTCTCAGAACATCGAGATCGCCCGCTCCATTGCCAAGACTGTCCGACAATCGAATGGCGGCTTGCCCCATGTGAAGGCGATCGGTGTCGAACTGGCCAGCCGCGGCATGGTCCAGGTTTCCATGAACCTGACAGATTATCAGGTGACGCCAGTACAGTCTGCGTTTCAGGCTGTCAAAACTGAAGCAGAAAAACAGGGGATTTCAGTAGCCGGAAGTGAGTTGATCGGTTTACTTCCGCAGGCTGCGTTAGAGCACGCTGCAGTGACGTCGCTTCAGCTGGAACGATTCGATCCATCACATATCCTGGAAAAAAGAATTGCCGAAGCCATGGAGATAAAGGACACATCCGATCAGACTCTATCGGACTTTCTGAGCGCCGTCTCTGATACCAAACCCATTCCCGCAGGTGGAAGCGTCGCCGCTCTTGTGGGCGCCTTAGCTGCCGCGTTGGGAGTTATGGGCGCGCGCCTGGCTAAACAATCCGACGGAGAAAGAACCCTTCTGCGATTGAGTCGGCGGCTATACGACCTTGTTCAAGAAGATGCATTCGCCTATGGGGTCCTGATGGAGGCCTACAAGATTCCCAAGGAACACTCAGATCGTCCTGGTACAGTTTCGAACGCGCTCCTCAAGGCGACGGAAGTCCCTCTGGAGATTGCAGAAAGAGCCTGCGATGTCGCACGTGTCCTTCATGGCTTACGGCAGGTGGTCAAGCCAACAGTCTATTCAGACCTTACGGTGGGTATGATCCTGGCTATCGCGACTGCTGACGCAGGTCTCTTCACGGCACGGACAAATGTAAAATGCTCAACAAATCATTCTGTTATGGAATTAGTGCAAGCAAAAATCATAAAGACACGCGAAAGTCTTGAGGAGCTGAAGAGGTTGTGTTAG
- a CDS encoding sulfurtransferase TusA family protein: protein MMQADVKLDTLGYFCPMPIILTSKKIKELALGQVLEVVSDDEGIKKDMPAWCETTGHQMVGLEEEQAKSGRIYKAFVKKTK from the coding sequence ATGATGCAGGCCGATGTGAAACTCGATACCTTAGGGTACTTTTGTCCCATGCCGATCATTCTGACGTCGAAGAAGATCAAAGAGCTGGCCCTGGGCCAGGTGCTGGAGGTCGTCTCCGACGATGAAGGCATCAAGAAGGATATGCCGGCTTGGTGCGAAACCACCGGCCATCAAATGGTGGGACTGGAAGAGGAGCAGGCGAAGTCGGGAAGGATTTACAAAGCCTTCGTCAAAAAGACAAAATAA